Below is a window of Enterobacter kobei DNA.
ACTGATCGGCCTGTCGCTAAGCGGCGTGGCGGCAGTGGGCATGACCTGGCTTGCAGAAGAGATCCACCCCAGTTTCGTGGCGTTCTCGATGGGGTTGTATATCAGCGGTAACTCGATAGGCGGCATGAGTGGCCGTCTGTTAAGCGGCGTGTTTACCGATTTCTTCTCCTGGCGCATTGCGGTGGGCGTCATTGGCTGTTTTGCGCTGGCGGCGGCGCTGATGTTCTGGAAAATTCTGCCGGACTCGCGCCATTTTCGCCCCACGCCTTTGCGCCCCCGGACGCTGGCGATTAACTTCCGCCTGCACTGGCGCGATCGCGGCTTACCGCTGCTGTTCGTCACCGGTTTTCTGCTGATGGGCGCGTTTGTCACCCTGTTTAACTATATTGGCTACCGGCTGATGCAGTCCCCCTGGCACCTTAGCCAGGCGATTGTCGGTCTGCTGTCGGTGGCGTACCTGACCGGAACCTGGAGTTCGCCGAAAGCCGGCACGATGACCAGTCGTTTCGGACGCGGTCCCGTACTGCTGGGCTCCACCGCCATCATGCTGCTGGGCGTACTGCTGACGCTGTTTGCGTCGCTGTGGTTGATTTTTGCCGGGATGCTGCTGTTTTCTGCGGGCTTTTTTGCGGCGCACTCGGTGGCGAGTAGCTGGATCGGGCCGCGTGCGCGACGGGCAAAGGGCCAGGCGTCATCGCTGTATCTGTTCAGTTACTATCTGGGATCAAGCGTGGCGGGCACACTCGGCGGCGTGTTCTG
It encodes the following:
- a CDS encoding MFS transporter, which codes for MSHTTPVDVAPVSDVDVQVISRPAPFIKRGTALFIRVTLAMFSAGLATFALLYCVQPILPVLSQEFGVSPASSSISLSISTGMLAVGLLFTGPLSDAIGRKPVMVTALLLASCCTLLSTVMTSWHGILIMRALIGLSLSGVAAVGMTWLAEEIHPSFVAFSMGLYISGNSIGGMSGRLLSGVFTDFFSWRIAVGVIGCFALAAALMFWKILPDSRHFRPTPLRPRTLAINFRLHWRDRGLPLLFVTGFLLMGAFVTLFNYIGYRLMQSPWHLSQAIVGLLSVAYLTGTWSSPKAGTMTSRFGRGPVLLGSTAIMLLGVLLTLFASLWLIFAGMLLFSAGFFAAHSVASSWIGPRARRAKGQASSLYLFSYYLGSSVAGTLGGVFWHRFGWNGVGGFIALLLIAALLVGHCLHRRLD